Proteins encoded by one window of Aphis gossypii isolate Hap1 chromosome X, ASM2018417v2, whole genome shotgun sequence:
- the LOC126551616 gene encoding putative inhibitor of apoptosis produces MDIDMNIYMDFESRLKTFNENWSLTFISPFEMAQAGFAYLGVKHLVRCSTCKIRLSTWRNGDNPLCIHFSIATNRCGFLRESLMTSRGRMNTFQDWPVTFLKPRDMAKAGFVYTGVGDKVKCFTCLEEFDRWEKNDTPMGEHMYHSSQCPFVISYKRKFNNPSGPYGLTSLGVKTIEDKLHTEGIVLFVNPLVYETMVALNARLKSFNRCVISLQLDINAVCKAGFFYSGNGYTDSLTCFYCGVTIIKCNGDFDPWEVHAEMSKTCNYLFLKKGKSFCDRANDVESDEIKSNQLKLFKLIAAKKNTLTLKSKMSIQSTKKHFKR; encoded by the exons ATGGATATTgacatgaatatttatatggatTTTGAAAGTCGTTTGAAAACCTTTAATGAAAATTGGAGTCTAACTTTTATATCACCTTTTGAAATGGCCCAAGCTGGTTTTGCTTACTTAGGCGTTAAACATCTAGTGAGATGTAGTACTTGCAAAATAAGACTTTCTACATGGCGAAATGGTGATAAtccattatgtatacattttagtatcgCTACTAATAGATGTGGATTTCTTCGAGAGTCT ttGATGACAAGTAGAGGTCGTATGAATACGTTTCAAGACTGGCCTGTTACCTTTTTAAAACCTCGTGATATGGCCAAAGCTGGTTTTGTTTACACAGGTGTTGGAGATAAGGTAAAGTGTTTTACGTGCTTGGAAGAATTTGATAGATGGGAAAAAAATGATACTCCAATGGGTGAACATATGTATCACAGTTCACAATGTCCATTCGTGATTTCATACAAAA gaAAATTTAACAATCCTTCTGGTCCCTATGGCTTAACCAGTTTGGGAGTAAAAACGATAGAAGATAAGTTACATACTGAGGGTATTGTGCTATTTGTAAATCCTTTAGTTTATGAAACAATGGTTGCCTTGAATGCCCGCCTCAAATCATTTAATAGATGTGTGATATCATTGCAACTAGATATTAATGCTGTATGTAAAGctggatttttttattcag GCAATGGTTATACTGATAGTTtgacttgtttttattgtggtgttactatcattaaatgtaatgGAGACTTTGACCCATGGGAAGTACATGCCGAAATGTCGAAAacttgtaattatttgtttttaaagaaaGGCAAAAGCTTTTGCGACAGGGCGAATGACGTGGAAAGCGATGAAATAAAATCCAATCAACTG aAATTATTCAAGTTGATCGCTGCAAAGAAAAATACACTCACACTCAAATCTAAAATGAGTATACAATCAACAAAAAA gcattttaaaagataa